Part of the Microthrixaceae bacterium genome, CAAGTACCTCCCGGAGCGCTACAAGGGGGCCATCGACTACATCGACGTTCGAGGTCGCACCAAGATTGTCGTGCGCGGCCACATCAGCGACTACATCCCCAACCCGACCTTCGACGTCGTCGCCCGCCCCGGCGCCCAGGAGGAGTACTTCCGGGTCGGCAACCCCGAGGGAAAGAGCCGCCGCGAAATCTTCGGCGAGCCCATGCGCTCGATCCCGGCGTTTCGCGAACCGGCCCCGAGACTCGAACTGCTCGACGAGCAGGGCATCGACCGCTGCCTCATGTTCCCGACGCTTGCCAGCCTCGTCGAGGAGCGCATGCGTGACGACCCCGAACTGATCCACGCCGTCACCCACGCACTGAACCAGTGGATGCACGAGACCTGGACGTTCAACTACGAGGACCGCATCTTCGCCACCCCCGTCATCTCGCTGCCCATCGTCGACAAAGCGATCGAGGAACTCGACTGGGTCGTCGAGCGCGGCGCCAAGGTCGTGCTCATCCGGCCTGCGCCGGTGCCCGGGTTCCGCGGGCCACGCTCGTTCGGCCTTCCCGAGTTCGACCCGTTCTGGGAGCGCGTCGCCGAACACGACATCCTCGTGGCCATGCACGCCTCCGACAGCGGATACGAGCGGTACATGAACGACTGGATGGGCAGCGACACCGAGTTCCTGCCGTTCCAACCCCAGGCGTTTCGCATGCTCGCCCAGTGGCGTCCGATCGAGGATTCGGTCTCTGCGCTCATCGTGCACGGTGCGCTGTCGCGGTTCCCGACCCTCAAGGTTGCCGTCGTCGAGAACGGCAGTAGCTGGGTCGAGCCGCTGTTGAAGAACCTCGCCGACATCTACAAGAAGATGCCCCAGGACTTCCTCGAGAATCCGATCGACGTGTTCAAGCGCAACATCTACGTGAGTCCGTTCTGGGAGGAAGACCTCGGGGCGTTGGCTGATTTGATCGGCGTCGATCACGTGTTGTTCGGTTCCGACTATCCGCACTCCGAGGGGTTGGCCGACCCGGCCAGCTACGTCAACGAGCTTGAAGGGCTTCCCGATGAGACCGTGCGCAAGATCATGGGTGCCAACCTCGCCCGCCTCATGAACGTCGAGGACGCGGTGCTGCGATGAGGGCGGGAGCGGGCGACGCGCCGGGTTCGATCGCCGAGCTGTTGGCCCGCACGGTCGAGCGACTCGGTGACCAGCCGGCGGTCGTCGACGGCGACACCCGGCTCACCTATTCCGAACTGGACGAGCGCTCGCGAAGGTTCGGGGCG contains:
- a CDS encoding amidohydrolase; protein product: KYLPERYKGAIDYIDVRGRTKIVVRGHISDYIPNPTFDVVARPGAQEEYFRVGNPEGKSRREIFGEPMRSIPAFREPAPRLELLDEQGIDRCLMFPTLASLVEERMRDDPELIHAVTHALNQWMHETWTFNYEDRIFATPVISLPIVDKAIEELDWVVERGAKVVLIRPAPVPGFRGPRSFGLPEFDPFWERVAEHDILVAMHASDSGYERYMNDWMGSDTEFLPFQPQAFRMLAQWRPIEDSVSALIVHGALSRFPTLKVAVVENGSSWVEPLLKNLADIYKKMPQDFLENPIDVFKRNIYVSPFWEEDLGALADLIGVDHVLFGSDYPHSEGLADPASYVNELEGLPDETVRKIMGANLARLMNVEDAVLR